In a genomic window of Gloeocapsopsis dulcis:
- a CDS encoding DUF445 domain-containing protein: protein MNWSNLWFYAAPPVLGAIIGYFTNDIAIKMLFRPYRTLYIGRKRVPFTPGLIPRNQERLAKRVSDTIMGSLLTPEELQNLARRLLQPERVQAGILWLLRLALDQIRLDKEQKTAKITANILKDLLGQSLPRLLKVLARREDFLEAQTNQIFDQVILEFQLSDEQATKLADWLLQIVLPPDVIRQLLVDFLTDRTIQTIDEGFRERASGTYWVVANLFGLRNTLTRLRSYCLDERESANDRIQELIRSLDVRNRLKTWLQNLSLQNLPVSTVRQLRKTIRDTIRSYLQTRGGEVLQGLSDSVDWENIASLLLNRLRNSAAVNTSLDVVSKELALILERYLERDLENIVAQAIPILSIDQVIVDRVKSTSAADLETAVEGIVKNELQAIVNLGGVLGFIVGSLQTLFLVLRNF from the coding sequence TTGAACTGGTCTAACCTTTGGTTTTACGCGGCTCCTCCTGTACTTGGAGCAATTATTGGCTATTTTACCAATGACATAGCCATCAAGATGCTCTTTCGTCCCTATCGAACGCTGTATATTGGTAGAAAACGCGTACCTTTTACCCCTGGTTTGATTCCCCGCAACCAAGAACGTTTAGCCAAGCGGGTTTCTGACACAATTATGGGGTCGTTGCTAACGCCAGAAGAATTACAGAACTTAGCACGGCGCTTACTGCAACCAGAACGCGTCCAAGCTGGTATTCTATGGCTACTACGACTAGCCTTAGACCAAATTCGTTTAGACAAAGAGCAGAAAACGGCAAAAATTACCGCAAATATTCTCAAAGATTTACTCGGTCAATCTTTACCACGTTTACTAAAAGTCTTAGCGCGGCGTGAAGATTTTTTAGAAGCACAAACGAATCAAATTTTCGATCAAGTAATACTTGAGTTTCAACTCAGTGACGAACAAGCGACTAAGCTTGCAGATTGGTTATTACAAATCGTTTTACCACCCGATGTCATTCGGCAACTTTTAGTAGACTTTCTCACCGATCGCACAATTCAAACAATCGATGAAGGTTTTAGAGAAAGAGCAAGTGGGACTTACTGGGTAGTTGCTAATTTATTCGGTTTACGCAACACCTTAACTCGCTTGAGAAGCTACTGCTTAGACGAAAGAGAATCCGCCAACGATCGCATCCAAGAATTGATTCGCTCATTAGACGTTCGTAACCGGCTGAAAACTTGGTTACAAAATCTGTCTTTACAAAACTTACCTGTTTCTACAGTACGCCAATTACGTAAGACAATCCGCGACACAATTCGCAGCTATTTACAAACTCGTGGGGGTGAAGTTCTCCAAGGATTAAGTGATTCGGTGGATTGGGAAAACATCGCGAGTTTACTTTTAAACCGTCTGCGAAATTCGGCAGCAGTAAATACTTCGTTAGATGTTGTTAGCAAAGAACTTGCCTTAATTTTAGAACGCTATCTAGAGCGCGATTTAGAAAATATTGTGGCGCAGGCGATTCCCATCTTGTCAATCGATCAGGTGATTGTCGATCGCGTCAAATCGACTTCTGCTGCGGATCTTGAAACTGCAGTTGAAGGAATTGTTAAAAATGAACTACAAGCGATTGTTAATTTAGGTGGAGTTTTAGGATTTATAGTTGGTTCGCTACAAACCCTATTTCTGGTACTCCGTAATTTCTAG
- the ubiE gene encoding bifunctional demethylmenaquinone methyltransferase/2-methoxy-6-polyprenyl-1,4-benzoquinol methylase UbiE: MTSTEIRNIFDRIAPVYDQMNDWLSLGQHRIWKQMTVKWSQAKTGNMCLDLCCGSGDLALRLSRVVGITGHVYGVDFSPQLLAIAQQRSQQKYSPSPIAWVEADVLELPFADNTFDAATMGYGLRNVVDIPRCFQELHRVLKPRATAAILDFHRPSNLQMRAFQQWYLDTLVVPLAHQLGLTEEYAYISPSLEQFPTGQEQVKLAQQAGFTEVTHYPIANGMMGVLTIKKS, translated from the coding sequence ATGACTTCAACTGAAATCCGCAATATTTTTGACCGCATTGCTCCAGTTTATGACCAAATGAATGATTGGCTGAGTTTAGGTCAGCATCGCATTTGGAAGCAAATGACTGTTAAATGGAGTCAGGCAAAAACAGGAAATATGTGTCTCGATTTGTGTTGTGGTAGTGGCGATTTAGCATTGCGGCTGAGTCGCGTAGTTGGAATTACAGGTCATGTGTATGGTGTCGATTTTTCACCGCAGTTACTGGCGATCGCTCAACAACGTTCTCAACAAAAGTATTCTCCCTCACCAATTGCCTGGGTTGAAGCTGATGTTTTGGAACTACCCTTTGCAGATAATACCTTTGACGCGGCAACAATGGGTTACGGATTACGTAATGTTGTAGACATACCCCGTTGCTTTCAAGAATTACACCGCGTCCTCAAACCCCGCGCCACAGCTGCTATTCTTGATTTTCATCGCCCTAGTAATTTGCAAATGCGCGCATTTCAGCAGTGGTATCTCGATACATTGGTTGTCCCACTAGCACATCAACTTGGTTTAACAGAAGAATATGCTTATATCAGTCCAAGCTTAGAGCAATTTCCTACAGGTCAAGAACAAGTCAAATTAGCCCAACAAGCAGGCTTTACCGAAGTTACACACTACCCCATTGCTAACGGTATGATGGGAGTATTGACAATAAAAAAATCATAA
- a CDS encoding RuBisCO accumulation factor 1, with protein MTELPANPANGGESQEVIEELLRSLRQKQGNWVEWGKACAKLQKSGYNSQAIFEATGFEPVQQNQVIVGAQVYDSIEKAEAPPEVRSHYAQRGSDVLYELRLLTQAERAAAAELILLHRLDVDEAKEVAKAVKEFSRFRTLPTGFSNHPGDAVAYQCWKLARQKNDLQERSRLIAKGLRFAHSATAREQIEQLLVDFTVASKRPAPRLPFYRLEAEEELPRLVPVVGEMPLKADDIKAVPLVKELEPFRMVKFAGEQAWVPIPGWQVVLGTQDPVALLCKGDRLPNQTDTSKEQVLVLVDRSQREWDVNSYFVVEQSGQLEFQWFDSATDTPLLGRVVLVLRPKRIVDEELTKDSWQIDE; from the coding sequence ATGACTGAATTACCGGCGAATCCTGCTAATGGTGGTGAATCCCAAGAAGTGATTGAGGAATTGTTGCGATCACTGCGGCAAAAGCAGGGCAATTGGGTAGAATGGGGCAAAGCTTGTGCTAAATTACAAAAGTCTGGTTATAATTCCCAAGCAATTTTTGAAGCAACTGGATTTGAGCCAGTTCAGCAAAATCAAGTGATTGTGGGCGCGCAAGTGTATGATTCGATCGAGAAGGCTGAGGCACCACCCGAAGTGCGATCGCACTATGCTCAGCGGGGTAGTGATGTGTTGTACGAACTCCGCTTATTGACTCAAGCTGAACGTGCTGCTGCTGCTGAGTTGATTTTATTACACCGACTTGATGTGGATGAAGCAAAAGAAGTTGCCAAAGCCGTTAAAGAATTTTCACGATTTCGCACATTACCCACAGGGTTTTCTAATCATCCTGGCGATGCTGTTGCGTATCAATGTTGGAAACTGGCGCGGCAAAAAAACGATTTACAAGAGCGATCGCGTTTAATTGCCAAAGGCTTAAGATTTGCGCATAGTGCCACTGCTAGAGAACAGATTGAGCAACTATTAGTTGATTTTACCGTTGCTTCTAAGCGTCCTGCGCCACGTTTACCGTTCTATCGTCTTGAAGCTGAGGAAGAATTACCGCGTCTTGTTCCTGTTGTTGGCGAAATGCCTCTTAAGGCAGATGACATTAAGGCGGTTCCTCTAGTTAAAGAACTTGAGCCGTTTCGCATGGTCAAGTTTGCTGGAGAACAAGCGTGGGTACCAATACCAGGGTGGCAAGTTGTCTTAGGTACGCAAGATCCCGTCGCACTTTTGTGTAAGGGCGATCGCTTACCAAATCAAACTGACACTAGTAAAGAACAAGTCTTAGTCCTTGTCGATCGTTCCCAACGTGAATGGGATGTAAATAGCTACTTTGTAGTTGAACAATCAGGACAACTTGAATTTCAGTGGTTCGATAGTGCAACTGATACTCCGCTACTCGGTCGAGTCGTTCTGGTACTGCGTCCTAAGCGAATTGTGGATGAAGAACTCACCAAAGATTCATGGCAAATTGATGAATAA
- a CDS encoding Glu/Leu/Phe/Val family dehydrogenase, with the protein MVEASVLPLEAPSPAHICPFDQACSYLEQAAKELQLDPGLLAVLSHPRKVVTVSVPVKLDSGEVQVLAGHRVQHSDILGPYKGGIRYHPAVTLREVSALAMLMTWKCALLGIPYGGAKGGIALDPTRYSIGELERITRRYTSELIKDIGPAVDIPAPDMGTSAREMAWIMDTYSVNVGHAVPGVVTGKPISIGGSRGREQATGRGVTIVVREALAARGQLLVGARIAIQGFGNVGSAAALLLHEAGAKIIAVSTGSGGIFSEKGLDILALKNYAAVNRKQISGFTPGESITNAELLTLPCDVLIPAALENQITEENAHQVQASIVAEAANAPVTLMAHKELEARGITVLPDILTNAGGVVVSYLEWVQGLSYLFWDEQRVNREMEALMVNAYQQVIEQSQKRQVPLRLAAYTLGVGRIAQALSDRGLYP; encoded by the coding sequence ATGGTAGAAGCATCAGTACTACCCTTAGAGGCTCCTTCTCCTGCACACATTTGTCCCTTCGATCAAGCGTGTAGTTATCTAGAGCAAGCAGCCAAAGAATTACAACTCGACCCAGGCTTGTTAGCTGTTCTCAGTCATCCCCGCAAAGTCGTCACTGTTTCAGTTCCTGTGAAATTAGATAGCGGTGAAGTGCAAGTACTTGCAGGACATCGAGTGCAGCACAGTGATATTTTAGGACCCTACAAAGGTGGAATTCGCTATCATCCAGCAGTAACTCTACGCGAAGTATCAGCCTTGGCAATGTTAATGACTTGGAAATGCGCGCTACTCGGAATTCCCTATGGTGGTGCTAAAGGAGGAATCGCATTAGATCCAACTCGTTATAGTATCGGAGAGTTAGAGCGAATCACCCGTCGTTATACCAGCGAGTTAATTAAAGATATTGGTCCAGCGGTAGATATACCTGCACCGGATATGGGAACTTCTGCGCGTGAAATGGCTTGGATCATGGATACCTACTCAGTCAATGTCGGTCATGCGGTTCCTGGGGTTGTCACTGGTAAACCAATTTCAATTGGTGGTTCTAGAGGACGCGAACAGGCGACAGGACGTGGCGTGACGATCGTCGTGCGGGAAGCTTTAGCAGCGCGAGGTCAGTTGCTAGTAGGAGCAAGAATTGCCATTCAAGGGTTTGGCAATGTTGGTAGTGCCGCAGCATTACTACTCCACGAAGCCGGAGCAAAAATTATCGCAGTTTCGACAGGTTCTGGTGGTATCTTTTCAGAAAAAGGTTTAGATATTCTTGCGTTGAAAAACTATGCAGCAGTCAATCGCAAGCAAATTTCTGGTTTTACACCAGGAGAATCGATTACAAATGCGGAGTTATTGACCTTACCCTGTGATGTACTGATTCCGGCAGCGCTAGAAAATCAAATTACCGAAGAAAATGCGCATCAAGTCCAAGCGTCAATTGTGGCAGAAGCGGCGAATGCACCCGTCACGCTAATGGCACATAAGGAACTAGAAGCGCGGGGCATCACTGTGCTACCAGATATTTTGACAAATGCTGGGGGAGTTGTTGTTAGTTATCTAGAGTGGGTACAAGGACTTTCTTACTTATTTTGGGACGAACAGCGCGTTAATCGAGAAATGGAAGCGTTGATGGTTAATGCTTATCAGCAAGTTATTGAACAGTCGCAAAAGCGGCAAGTTCCATTACGGTTAGCTGCGTATACTTTAGGAGTCGGTCGTATTGCCCAAGCACTAAGCGATCGCGGTCTGTATCCATAG
- a CDS encoding glycosyltransferase family 39 protein: MTNSKHFHYFALIAVLLLGGLLRFWHLDLKPLWLDEIITALFSLGRNYNDIPLDVVFSVERLPQILSFKTALTCPQIATNLAIQSVHPPLFFCLLHSWVQTPFVGTMDQGLVWSLRSLPALFGVAAIAAIYWLNAIAFSRTAGLIAAALMAVSPFAVYLSQEARHYTLPILLISLSLVGFLQIQKDLLQKKLRYSVLLGWTAVNCLGFYTHYFFVLAFVAQVIILLALMYSRRRTLPRYSHLAIAASITVVVISFIPWLLVMMSHFNRSGTTWLPQPNPIAPIYQTLATWVLMLIALPVENQPWWIVVVVALVMLVCSVWSAQVIFRGLKQLRHSPNTHLSTRMLLSFTIIVLLEIFAIVYFSGKDITIAPRYNFVYYPSFCALVGASLAVQNFKFQLRNAKYIVIFFGLISSIFVVSNLAFQKPFNPKLVAQNMNLEPTVPLMMVVGYQTYQDVALGLSFALALEKIRDDRIPTNLAFFARSPGYESVWQKLSTLPSTDATEVNLWVVASGLRRRDYPPQLALSNTWQCHIDTAQHYRIGIPYQLYRCS; this comes from the coding sequence ATGACAAATTCTAAACATTTTCACTACTTCGCATTGATTGCAGTCCTCTTACTTGGTGGGCTGCTGCGGTTTTGGCATTTAGATTTGAAGCCGTTATGGTTGGATGAAATCATCACAGCTTTGTTTAGTCTAGGGCGAAACTACAATGATATTCCCTTAGATGTTGTGTTTTCCGTAGAGCGTCTGCCACAAATTTTGAGCTTTAAGACGGCGCTGACTTGTCCTCAAATTGCTACAAATCTTGCTATCCAATCTGTGCATCCCCCACTATTTTTTTGTTTGCTCCACAGTTGGGTACAAACACCTTTTGTTGGCACGATGGATCAGGGTTTAGTGTGGAGTTTGCGATCGCTTCCGGCTTTATTTGGCGTTGCTGCGATCGCGGCAATTTACTGGCTTAATGCGATCGCCTTTTCGCGTACTGCAGGACTCATAGCAGCAGCTTTGATGGCAGTTTCACCTTTTGCTGTGTATTTATCACAAGAAGCGCGTCACTACACATTACCTATCCTGTTGATTAGTTTATCACTCGTAGGATTCCTCCAAATTCAAAAAGATTTACTTCAAAAGAAGCTACGATATTCTGTTTTGCTTGGGTGGACGGCGGTTAACTGTCTTGGTTTTTACACTCACTACTTTTTTGTTCTGGCGTTCGTTGCTCAGGTAATCATTTTACTTGCACTTATGTATTCGCGGCGCCGTACCTTGCCACGTTACAGTCACTTAGCGATTGCTGCGTCAATCACAGTAGTTGTCATTAGCTTTATTCCGTGGTTGCTCGTGATGATGAGTCACTTTAACCGTTCGGGAACAACATGGCTACCACAGCCGAATCCTATTGCCCCGATTTATCAAACGCTTGCTACTTGGGTGCTCATGCTGATAGCGTTACCTGTGGAGAATCAGCCTTGGTGGATTGTGGTTGTTGTCGCTTTGGTCATGTTAGTGTGCAGTGTTTGGAGCGCACAGGTTATCTTCAGAGGTTTAAAGCAACTGCGGCATTCTCCTAACACTCATTTATCAACCCGAATGCTGTTGAGTTTTACAATAATTGTCTTGCTAGAGATTTTCGCTATTGTTTACTTTTCGGGTAAAGATATCACAATTGCTCCGCGCTATAACTTTGTTTATTATCCTAGTTTTTGCGCGTTAGTAGGAGCAAGCCTTGCCGTTCAAAATTTTAAATTTCAACTACGCAATGCCAAATACATTGTTATCTTTTTTGGGCTGATTAGTTCTATTTTTGTGGTGAGTAATTTAGCTTTTCAAAAACCGTTTAATCCTAAGCTTGTTGCTCAAAATATGAATTTAGAACCTACTGTACCGCTGATGATGGTAGTTGGGTATCAAACTTATCAAGATGTTGCCCTAGGATTAAGTTTTGCTTTGGCGTTGGAGAAAATAAGAGACGATCGCATTCCGACAAACTTAGCTTTTTTTGCGCGATCGCCAGGTTATGAATCTGTTTGGCAAAAGCTTTCCACATTACCTTCAACTGATGCAACCGAAGTTAACTTGTGGGTAGTTGCTTCTGGATTAAGACGCCGCGACTATCCACCACAACTTGCATTGTCCAATACCTGGCAATGTCACATTGATACCGCGCAACACTACCGCATTGGTATTCCCTATCAACTTTATCGCTGTAGTTAG
- a CDS encoding ATP-dependent helicase has translation MADWQGGALAVSAVPGAGKSTGMAAAAALAIARYQLHARRQIVIVTFTRSAAANIKAKVRKYLREELSLSPTGFVVHTLHGLALNIATRHPDLSGIQLENATLITPNQGHRLIRTCVEQWIANYPRRYAQLLEGLYFDGEETERLRRQSVLRTEVLPDLAATAIHEAKSSGYQPQQLRELSTQTTDDYGILEIAAGLYEQYENLMRSRDLIDYDDMILAALRVLENPNACKFEQNQVFAVFEDEAQDSTPLQTKLLEILASDPTTPEASPHLIRVGDPNQAINSTFTPADPIYFRQFCEECRTQNRLATMDQAGRSSQMIIEAANFTLNWVNRAYTNERLKQQSAALPFRAQQIRPVADSDPQPDANPVPVGRGLELYTPRDIHHTAELIGKRLVDLFAENPNGSAAILVRENRQGRWLVSELTPICREHNIPLYEVSESDRHSHVPAEILAMLQFLDRPHSSDYLKAALEVLVQRQLIPTQDLNALASVPEQFLYPGPLDAPQSEAALQTRNLCSSMLRARMELPYYHLIAFIASELKYDQAELATADKLAERIARQITGNGSSEAIFVLNEIVSSERFEPVETEEVEARYTRPGQVTIITMHKAKGLDWDYVFIPFLHENLIPGSFWVPPQIKFLGDFTLAEVARAQIRAALHKEFPLPDVTEASEQAKQLKTAEEYRLLYVAMTRAKRLLWMSAAQKAPFTWSKPENFESRSPCPVFPALKRQFPKSVVTGSN, from the coding sequence ATGGCAGATTGGCAGGGTGGTGCTTTGGCAGTCAGTGCGGTTCCAGGTGCAGGAAAGTCTACAGGTATGGCGGCAGCGGCGGCGTTAGCGATCGCCCGTTACCAACTGCACGCCCGACGTCAGATCGTGATTGTCACTTTTACGCGCTCAGCAGCAGCTAATATCAAAGCCAAAGTGCGTAAATACCTGCGTGAAGAATTATCGTTATCTCCCACGGGGTTTGTCGTCCACACCCTCCACGGGCTTGCCTTAAATATTGCGACTCGTCATCCTGACTTATCAGGCATACAGCTAGAGAATGCCACTCTGATTACACCCAATCAAGGTCATCGGTTAATTCGGACGTGTGTTGAACAATGGATTGCGAATTATCCGCGACGTTATGCTCAATTACTCGAAGGATTGTACTTTGATGGGGAAGAAACCGAGCGATTACGTCGTCAATCGGTACTGCGAACCGAAGTTTTACCAGATTTAGCTGCTACCGCGATTCATGAAGCAAAAAGTTCGGGTTATCAACCGCAACAGCTACGCGAATTAAGTACGCAAACGACTGATGATTATGGAATTCTCGAAATTGCCGCAGGGTTATATGAGCAGTATGAGAATTTAATGCGATCGCGTGACTTAATTGACTACGACGACATGATTCTCGCAGCATTGCGCGTGTTAGAAAACCCTAACGCTTGTAAATTCGAGCAGAATCAGGTGTTTGCAGTATTTGAAGATGAAGCGCAAGACTCTACCCCATTACAAACCAAATTATTAGAAATTCTAGCAAGCGATCCCACTACCCCAGAAGCTTCTCCACACTTGATTCGCGTCGGCGATCCCAATCAAGCAATTAACTCTACTTTTACACCTGCTGACCCGATCTATTTTCGCCAATTTTGTGAAGAGTGCAGAACTCAGAACCGACTAGCAACGATGGATCAAGCAGGTCGCAGTAGTCAAATGATTATTGAAGCTGCTAACTTTACTTTAAATTGGGTAAATCGAGCTTATACAAACGAGCGATTAAAACAACAATCCGCCGCACTTCCGTTTCGCGCACAGCAAATTCGACCTGTTGCAGATAGCGATCCGCAACCCGATGCAAATCCTGTACCAGTAGGTCGCGGATTGGAACTATATACACCGCGCGACATCCACCACACAGCAGAATTAATTGGCAAACGCTTAGTGGATCTATTTGCCGAAAATCCTAATGGTAGTGCCGCGATTTTAGTGCGTGAAAACCGCCAGGGACGGTGGTTAGTGTCAGAACTGACACCGATTTGTCGCGAACATAATATACCACTTTATGAAGTATCAGAAAGCGATCGCCACTCGCACGTTCCAGCAGAAATTTTGGCAATGCTGCAATTTCTCGATCGCCCGCATTCGAGTGACTACCTAAAAGCCGCGCTAGAAGTTCTCGTCCAGCGTCAGCTGATTCCTACACAAGATCTTAATGCACTAGCAAGTGTCCCCGAACAATTTCTCTATCCTGGACCTTTAGATGCTCCCCAATCTGAAGCGGCGCTACAAACGCGGAACTTATGCTCTAGTATGCTGCGGGCGCGGATGGAACTACCCTACTACCACCTAATTGCTTTTATTGCTTCTGAACTCAAATACGATCAAGCAGAACTAGCCACCGCCGATAAACTAGCTGAACGAATCGCACGGCAAATTACTGGTAATGGTTCTAGTGAGGCAATATTTGTTTTAAATGAAATCGTTAGTTCTGAACGCTTTGAACCAGTCGAAACCGAAGAAGTTGAGGCGCGCTACACTCGTCCTGGTCAAGTCACAATTATTACGATGCACAAAGCTAAAGGGCTAGACTGGGATTATGTTTTTATCCCGTTCTTACACGAAAACTTGATTCCTGGTAGTTTCTGGGTACCACCGCAAATTAAATTTCTCGGTGATTTTACGCTTGCAGAAGTTGCTCGCGCCCAAATTCGTGCTGCACTGCATAAAGAGTTTCCGTTACCCGACGTTACCGAAGCAAGTGAGCAAGCAAAACAACTCAAAACTGCTGAGGAATATCGTTTACTCTATGTTGCCATGACACGAGCTAAGCGTCTATTGTGGATGTCAGCAGCACAGAAAGCTCCCTTTACTTGGAGTAAACCAGAGAATTTTGAGAGTCGATCGCCTTGTCCTGTCTTTCCAGCTTTGAAACGTCAATTTCCTAAATCAGTCGTTACAGGAAGCAATTAG
- a CDS encoding TIGR04282 family arsenosugar biosynthesis glycosyltransferase: MNSINSVSEHLVVFTRYPEPGKAKTRLIPALGATKAAQLQRQMTEHTLLQVSKCDRSLTVEVRFADGNLEVMQQWLGHHLDYQPQGEGDLGMRIKRSLTAAFTRGSQRVVIIGTDCPGITAELLETAFHQLHEYDLVLGPAIDGGYYLIGVNRLIAELFNDIAWGSSEVLQQTQAIAQKLNLSVMLLPALADVDRPEDLVVWEQFARQTS; the protein is encoded by the coding sequence GTGAATTCTATAAATTCAGTTTCAGAACATTTAGTTGTATTTACTCGCTATCCCGAACCAGGAAAAGCAAAAACAAGGTTAATACCTGCATTGGGAGCCACAAAAGCCGCGCAGTTACAACGGCAAATGACGGAGCATACACTTTTACAAGTCAGTAAATGCGATCGCTCTTTGACAGTAGAAGTCCGTTTTGCTGATGGTAATTTAGAAGTGATGCAACAATGGTTGGGTCATCATCTTGACTATCAGCCCCAAGGTGAAGGGGACTTGGGTATGAGAATCAAGCGCTCCTTAACTGCGGCTTTTACGCGTGGTAGTCAACGAGTTGTGATTATTGGCACTGATTGTCCAGGTATAACCGCAGAGTTACTCGAAACTGCTTTTCATCAACTACACGAATACGATCTAGTTCTTGGTCCAGCTATAGACGGTGGATATTATTTAATTGGTGTTAATCGGCTGATCGCAGAACTCTTTAATGATATTGCCTGGGGAAGTAGTGAAGTTTTGCAACAAACACAAGCGATCGCCCAAAAACTTAACTTATCTGTTATGCTGCTTCCTGCTTTAGCTGATGTTGACCGTCCTGAAGATTTAGTTGTGTGGGAGCAATTTGCTCGTCAAACTTCATAA
- a CDS encoding class I SAM-dependent methyltransferase, with the protein MRCPRCLQNVNETIQRCQCGFALDDVASADLQDWFIEIKQILEDAYTAAPTPWQQSGKSGTFEEWTRLRVANIAAVNRPGKYLDIGCANGYLLECLVAWSGLKGIELTPYGLDYSAKLVALAQERLSTYANNIYVGNAWNWTSPQRFDYVRTELNYVPRNYQKRFVERLLAKFVSKGGRLIVSQYRSHRDNLRQGWIDRDLVAWGFEVSEIYSGYSGDGLELCRVAVLQS; encoded by the coding sequence ATGCGTTGCCCTCGATGTTTACAAAATGTCAACGAAACAATTCAACGCTGTCAGTGTGGGTTTGCGCTTGATGATGTGGCATCAGCAGATTTACAAGATTGGTTTATCGAAATCAAACAAATCTTAGAAGATGCGTATACTGCTGCACCGACACCCTGGCAGCAATCAGGTAAGAGTGGCACATTTGAGGAGTGGACACGTCTTCGTGTAGCAAACATAGCAGCGGTGAATCGACCAGGCAAGTATCTTGATATTGGTTGTGCTAATGGATACTTGCTGGAGTGTTTAGTTGCCTGGTCAGGGCTAAAGGGAATTGAGTTAACACCATACGGTTTAGACTACTCAGCAAAACTAGTTGCCTTAGCTCAGGAACGTCTGTCCACTTATGCTAATAACATTTATGTCGGTAATGCTTGGAATTGGACTTCACCTCAACGCTTTGACTACGTGCGGACTGAACTGAATTATGTGCCGCGCAATTATCAAAAACGGTTTGTCGAGCGATTGTTAGCGAAGTTTGTTTCTAAGGGTGGTCGGTTGATCGTTTCGCAATACCGCAGCCACCGTGATAATTTGAGGCAAGGCTGGATTGATCGCGATTTAGTCGCGTGGGGTTTTGAGGTTAGTGAGATTTATTCGGGTTATAGCGGAGATGGTTTAGAGTTATGCCGTGTAGCGGTTTTGCAGTCATAA